The following proteins come from a genomic window of Henningerozyma blattae CBS 6284 chromosome 4, complete genome:
- the PYP1 gene encoding putative phosphoric monoester hydrolase (similar to Saccharomyces cerevisiae YNL010W; ancestral locus Anc_1.395) encodes MVKAVIFSDFDGTITLQDSNDFLVDNKGMGKNDRLKLFEGVLNGTKNFRDIFSDMLGSLNLTQEEGIEFLKENIELDPGFKKTFLWAQENNVPLIVVSSGTVPVIRALLTKMIGSDIEKLDIVSNDLEVNESNHWTVLYRDSTPHGHDKSKTIDDYKSKYESQLVEGEERPVYFYCGDGISDLTAAKECDLLFAKAGKDLITFCKKQNVPYHEFNTWDDILRSMKAVLNGEKTVKELMEN; translated from the coding sequence atgGTTAAAGCTGTTATTTTCTCTGATTTCGATGGTACCATCACTTTACAAGATTCTAACGATTTCTTAGTTGACAACAAGGGTATGGGCAAAAATGACAGATTGAAATTGTTCGAAGGTGTCCTAAATGGtacaaaaaatttcagAGATATTTTCTCTGATATGTTGGGATCTTTAAATCTAACTCAAGAAGAAGGTATTGAATTTCTaaaggaaaatattgaattagatCCAGGctttaaaaaaacttttttgTGGGCACAAGAAAACAATGTTCCATTAATTGTTGTTTCAAGTGGTACCGTCCCAGTTATTAGAGCCTTGTTAACAAAGATGATTGGTTCTGACATCGAAAAGTTGGATATTgtttcaaatgatttagaAGTAAATGAAAGTAACCATTGGACTGTCCTCTACAGAGATAGTACTCCACATGGTCatgataaatcaaaaacTATTGATGATTATAAATCGAAATACGAATCTCAATTAGTTGAAGGTGAAGAAAGACCAGTATATTTCTATTGTGGTGATGGTATTTCTGATTTAACAGCCGCTAAAGAGTGTGATCTATTATTTGCTAAGGCAGGTAAAGATTTGATTACGTTCTGTAAAAAGCAAAATGTTCCTTATCATGAATTCAATACTTGGGATGATATTTTAAGAAGCATGAAGGCTGTTTTGAATGGAGAAAAAACAGTTAAGGAATTAATGGAAaactaa